In a genomic window of Macaca nemestrina isolate mMacNem1 chromosome 18, mMacNem.hap1, whole genome shotgun sequence:
- the LOC105467803 gene encoding transmembrane protein 114 isoform X3, giving the protein MRVHLGGLAGAAALTGALSFVLLAAAIGTDFWYIIDTERLERSGPGAQDLLGSINRSQLEPLSSHSGLWRTCRVQSPCTPLMNPFWLENVTVSESSRQLLTAF; this is encoded by the exons ATGCGGGTGCACCTGGGCGGGCTGGCCGGCGCGGCTGCGCTGACCGGGGCGCTCAGCTTTGTGCTTCTGGCGGCCGCCATCGGCACGGACTTCTGGTACATCATTGACACCGAGCGATTGGAGAGGAGCGGCCCGGGGGCGCAGGACCTGCTGGGGTCCATCAATCGCAGCCAGCTGGAGCCTCTGAGCTCCCACTCCGGTCTCTGGCGGACCTGCCGGG TCCAGAGTCCGTGCACACCGCTGATGAACCCCTTCTGGCTGGAGAACGTGACAGTCAGCGAATCCAGCCGGCAACTTCTCA